One Osmerus mordax isolate fOsmMor3 chromosome 25, fOsmMor3.pri, whole genome shotgun sequence DNA window includes the following coding sequences:
- the rfxap gene encoding regulatory factor X-associated protein, which produces MSEDDTSSANNNKDSSISLLLTKDGQTYYVDKSGVVDSRNVVTPQESENNMYSYDMDDPDEESDVLDTSDPRDSAPSPDDPNDEEAFGENENVSKSCTYEGCPETTNQVAKQRKPWMCKKHRNKMYKDKYKKKKSDQAMSSGKLEDSSEERPVSVNKQRLGSVGDRPTRPSLIEQVLNQKRLSLLRSPEVISFLQQQQRLLTQQTHSQSQQEFQGC; this is translated from the exons ATGAGCGAAGATGACACCTCATCAGCGAATAATAACAAAGACTCGAGCATTTCGCTTTTGCTCACCAAGGATGGACAGACATACTATGTGGACAAGAGCGGCGTGGTCGATAGTAGAAATGTAGTCACGCCGCAGGAATCCGAAAACAACATGTACTCGTACGACATGGATGACCCTGACGAGGAGAGCGACGTGCTGGATACATCTGATCCGAGGGATAGCGCTCCAAGTCCCGATGACCCGAACGACGAAGAGGCTTTCGGCGAGAATgagaacgtctccaaatcctgcACGTATGAGGGTTGTCCAGAGACCACAAACCAGGTCGCGAAGCAGAGGAAACCATGGATGTGTAAAAAGCACCGCAACAAGATGTACAAAGACAagtacaagaagaagaagagtgaCCAGGCGATGTCTAGTGGAAAACTTGAA GACAGCTCTGAGGAAAGGCCTGTTTCTGTCAACAAGCAACGTTTAGGGAGTGTTGGGGACCGGCCAACCAGACCCTCGCTCATAGAACAGGTGCTCAACCAGAAGAGACTG tCTCTCCTGAGAAGTCCTGAGGTCATCAGCTTCCTGCAACAGCAGCAACGACTTCTGACCCAGCAGacccacagccaatcacagcaggaGTTCCAGGGCTGCTAG